In a single window of the Chondrocystis sp. NIES-4102 genome:
- a CDS encoding RNP-1 like RNA-binding protein, whose translation MSIYVGNLSYEVSQEDLSEVFSEYGKVKRVHLPTDRETGRKRGFGFVEMETEAEEDKAIETLDGAEWMGREIKVNKARPRENNRNTFSGGRRNDRF comes from the coding sequence ATGTCAATTTACGTGGGCAACCTTAGTTATGAGGTTAGCCAAGAGGATCTAAGCGAAGTATTTTCAGAATACGGTAAAGTAAAACGAGTTCATCTGCCCACTGACCGTGAAACTGGTCGCAAACGTGGTTTCGGCTTTGTGGAAATGGAAACAGAAGCAGAAGAAGACAAAGCCATTGAAACTCTAGATGGAGCAGAGTGGATGGGTCGCGAAATAAAAGTTAACAAAGCTAGACCTCGCGAAAATAACAGAAATACTTTCAGTGGTGGTCGTCGTAACGATCGCTTTTAA